In a single window of the Necator americanus strain Aroian chromosome X, whole genome shotgun sequence genome:
- a CDS encoding hypothetical protein (NECATOR_CHRX.G25588.T2) → MWVAREKRASSWRCAKGVRASVTRRRSAALLRLILCGVEGMLAPIITKDMKLFPTRPLPAGIKNVRSRAQSLDQFSQVQDSGSARGRIVPVKPRSSQSTGNLPAVASSASFSRSPPKTSVHRKTTLTAIQEGVEMSHSHVPDARHMESRSDSKLPSDISRRNKKKTKKSEKENETTKNGNCEKLERTTAASDSAMDGKEKKGVSEFQLTATSGSFVGPTTSSLCTSRSNHNSIALFHSL, encoded by the exons ATGTGGGTGGCCAGGGAGAAGAGAGCGTCATCCTGGCGCTGTGCCAAGGGTGTGCGCGCGAGCGTGACGCGACGGCGATCGGCAGCACTCCTCCGCCTCATTCTGTGCGGTGTGGAGGGTATGCTGGCGCCGATCATCACAAAGGATATGAAGCTGTTCCCCACTCGACCGTTACCGGCCGGAATCAAGAACGTGCGCAGTCGTGCACAAAGTCTGGACCAGTTCAGTCAGGTGCAGGACAGTGGCAGTGCTCGTGGTCGTATTGTACCGGTGAAACCTCGCAGTTCCCAATCTACTGGCAATTTACCTGCTGTTGCTTCGTCTGCATCTTTTTCTCGAAGTCCCCCCAAAACGTCCGTGCATCGCAAGACCACATTGACTGCCATCCAAGAAGGAGTTGAGATGAGCCACAGCCATGTTCCTGACGCTCGACATATGGAAAG CCGTTCGGACAGCAAGCTGCCTTCTGACATTTCGCGCAGGAAcaagaagaagacgaaaaagagcgaaaaagaaaacgagacAACGAAGAACGGTAATTGTGAGAAGTTGGAGCGCACCACGGCCGCAAGCGATTCGGCTATGGacgggaaagaaaaaaagggtgTT TCCGAATTCCAGCTAACTGCAACCTCTGGAAG CTTCGTTGGTCCAACGACGAGCTCTTTGTGCACTTCACGTTCCAACCACAATAG CATTGCTCTATTCCATTCGCTGTGA
- a CDS encoding hypothetical protein (NECATOR_CHRX.G25588.T1) — protein sequence MLAPIITKDMKLFPTRPLPAGIKNVRSRAQSLDQFSQVQDSGSARGRIVPVKPRSSQSTGNLPAVASSASFSRSPPKTSVHRKTTLTAIQEGVEMSHSHVPDARHMESRSDSKLPSDISRRNKKKTKKSEKENETTKNGNCEKLERTTAASDSAMDGKEKKGSEFQLTATSGSFVGPTTSSLCTSRSNHNSIALFHSL from the exons ATGCTGGCGCCGATCATCACAAAGGATATGAAGCTGTTCCCCACTCGACCGTTACCGGCCGGAATCAAGAACGTGCGCAGTCGTGCACAAAGTCTGGACCAGTTCAGTCAGGTGCAGGACAGTGGCAGTGCTCGTGGTCGTATTGTACCGGTGAAACCTCGCAGTTCCCAATCTACTGGCAATTTACCTGCTGTTGCTTCGTCTGCATCTTTTTCTCGAAGTCCCCCCAAAACGTCCGTGCATCGCAAGACCACATTGACTGCCATCCAAGAAGGAGTTGAGATGAGCCACAGCCATGTTCCTGACGCTCGACATATGGAAAG CCGTTCGGACAGCAAGCTGCCTTCTGACATTTCGCGCAGGAAcaagaagaagacgaaaaagagcgaaaaagaaaacgagacAACGAAGAACGGTAATTGTGAGAAGTTGGAGCGCACCACGGCCGCAAGCGATTCGGCTATGGacgggaaagaaaaaaagggt TCCGAATTCCAGCTAACTGCAACCTCTGGAAG CTTCGTTGGTCCAACGACGAGCTCTTTGTGCACTTCACGTTCCAACCACAATAG CATTGCTCTATTCCATTCGCTGTGA
- a CDS encoding hypothetical protein (NECATOR_CHRX.G25589.T1), with amino-acid sequence MLIFPVEDLFYISDFQILIKTECQAEKNEDFRHLLFAFNQSSISYKTMLCMDGVGRSLKKNTINKLRSEHDNIGKSSSVE; translated from the exons ATGCTAATTTTTCCCGTCGAAGACCTTTTCTATATATCAG attttcagattttaatTAAAACGGAATGTCAAGCtgagaaaaatgaggattttCGACACCtcctttttgcttttaatcAAAGTTCTATAAGCTATAAAACCATGTTGTGTATGGATGGCGTAGGCcgctcattaaaaaaaaacaccataaaTAAGCTGCGAAGTGAACATGACAACATAGGGAAGTCATCGAGTGTGGAATGA